Proteins encoded within one genomic window of Gimesia sp.:
- a CDS encoding DUF1080 domain-containing protein, with amino-acid sequence MTLCLPATLSAEEKAPQEKWIPLFNGKNLDGWTVKIRGYEPGVNYADTFRVKDGLLTVDYEHYDAFDEKFGHIFYKDTFSHYIIRVEYRFIGDQVKGGPGWAFRNSGIMVHGQSPESMSLDQRFPVSIEVQLLGGKPKGKRSTANLCTPGTNVVMDNKLFMPHCIDSSSKTYRGDQWVTVDVEVKGNKIIEHVIDGETVLSYTKPQLDPKDADAQKLIEQGAPIMLDKGTISLQSESHPVQFRKVELLNLAPENSSN; translated from the coding sequence CTGACGCTCTGCCTGCCTGCTACTCTCTCTGCTGAAGAGAAAGCACCGCAGGAAAAATGGATCCCCCTGTTCAACGGGAAAAACCTGGATGGCTGGACGGTCAAAATCCGAGGTTATGAACCAGGCGTCAATTATGCAGATACGTTTCGGGTAAAGGACGGGCTACTCACCGTCGACTATGAGCACTACGATGCCTTCGATGAAAAATTCGGTCACATCTTCTACAAAGACACCTTTTCTCACTACATCATCCGCGTGGAATATCGTTTCATCGGCGACCAGGTCAAAGGCGGGCCAGGCTGGGCCTTTCGCAACAGCGGCATCATGGTCCACGGCCAGAGCCCCGAAAGCATGTCCCTTGACCAGCGTTTTCCGGTTTCCATTGAAGTCCAGCTGCTGGGTGGGAAACCGAAGGGCAAACGCAGCACTGCCAACCTCTGCACCCCGGGCACAAACGTCGTCATGGACAACAAGCTCTTCATGCCACACTGCATCGACTCCTCTTCCAAAACCTATCGGGGCGATCAGTGGGTGACCGTTGATGTCGAAGTCAAAGGCAACAAGATCATCGAACACGTCATTGACGGGGAAACCGTCCTCTCGTACACCAAGCCCCAACTCGACCCCAAAGACGCCGATGCCCAGAAGCTGATCGAACAGGGCGCCCCGATCATGCTGGATAAAGGAACCATTTCCCTGCAGTCGGAAAGTCACCCGGTTCAGTTCCGAAAAGTGGAACTGCTCAATCTCGCCCCCGAAAACAGCAGTAATTGA
- a CDS encoding cold shock domain-containing protein, whose amino-acid sequence MATGTIKKITEKGFGFINDGQQDIFFHLSSLDGITFDQLVEGQTVEFESEKSDRGLRAVRVTTSE is encoded by the coding sequence ATGGCCACTGGAACAATCAAAAAAATTACTGAAAAAGGTTTTGGCTTCATCAACGATGGTCAACAGGATATCTTTTTTCATCTCTCTTCACTGGACGGAATCACGTTCGATCAACTGGTAGAAGGCCAGACTGTTGAATTCGAAAGCGAAAAAAGCGATCGCGGTCTGCGAGCTGTTCGCGTAACAACATCTGAGTAA
- a CDS encoding fumarylacetoacetate hydrolase family protein, with protein MKLATLHTEQGPTVVSVTDQEGQLTFYDVRAFDDTLPPSLKGVLSLEDGLERACKAAKQAVEADRQITGRLCAPIPQPGKVICIGLNYRDHAEETGMAFPDEPVCFSKFTTSVTGPDQPIRIPEVAKEVDYEAELVVVIGKTCRNANLDNALEYVAGYMNGHDVSARDWQIGRPGGQWLLGKTPDTFAPIGPYLVTSDEIEDANNLSIKLTLNGEVMQNSCTDKFIFTIEEIVQFLSQFMTLEPGDIIFTGTPPGVGMARKPPVYLKPGDQVDVEIQGLGALRNSVEAWN; from the coding sequence ATGAAGTTAGCCACTTTACACACAGAACAGGGTCCGACCGTTGTTTCCGTTACCGACCAGGAGGGTCAGTTGACCTTCTACGATGTGCGTGCATTCGACGACACACTGCCCCCCTCATTAAAGGGCGTGCTCAGTCTGGAAGATGGGCTCGAACGTGCCTGTAAAGCTGCGAAACAGGCGGTGGAGGCCGACCGACAGATTACCGGTAGGCTCTGCGCTCCGATTCCACAACCGGGGAAAGTCATCTGCATCGGCCTGAACTATCGCGATCACGCCGAGGAAACAGGCATGGCCTTTCCCGATGAACCGGTTTGCTTCAGTAAATTCACGACTTCCGTCACAGGTCCCGATCAGCCGATTCGTATTCCGGAAGTGGCCAAAGAGGTAGACTACGAAGCCGAACTGGTCGTCGTCATCGGAAAGACATGTCGCAATGCGAACCTGGACAACGCACTTGAATACGTCGCCGGCTACATGAACGGACACGATGTCTCCGCACGCGACTGGCAGATCGGACGTCCGGGCGGACAATGGCTGTTAGGTAAAACACCAGACACCTTTGCACCGATCGGTCCCTATCTGGTCACCTCGGATGAAATCGAGGATGCAAACAACCTCTCCATTAAACTGACGTTGAATGGAGAGGTGATGCAGAATTCCTGTACCGATAAGTTTATCTTCACAATCGAAGAAATTGTGCAGTTCCTGTCTCAGTTTATGACACTGGAACCAGGCGATATTATCTTTACCGGAACGCCACCAGGAGTTGGCATGGCACGCAAGCCACCTGTCTATCTCAAACCTGGAGACCAGGTTGATGTAGAGATTCAGGGACTGGGAGCACTACGCAATTCTGTGGAAGCGTGGAACTGA
- the purM gene encoding phosphoribosylformylglycinamidine cyclo-ligase, giving the protein MAKATYKDAGVDLDLYQKAMSSITPLLAKTHVAQKSRVMELPGGFAGLFRLNNPQPGPAGRQYEDPVLVSGTDGVGTKIKVAIQAGIYNTIGIDLVAMCVNDCLCLGAEPLFFLDYIALGKDDPERLVELMEGVTKGCVLSKAALLGGETAIMPDLYGDGDFDMAGFCVGVVERNQVLDGQAIQSGDVVLGLESSGFHSNGFSLIRKVVFEMAGLDVNDQIEELNQRTVASILLEPTRIYADAINTIFQSFPDKIVISGLAHITGGGLVENVERILPQNRRIDLKRSAWEVPAVFDWLQSLGDIDEAEMFRVFNMGIGLVAIVRAQHAEAVQEKLQSLQIPSHVLGKVTQGDKEVTLS; this is encoded by the coding sequence ATGGCCAAAGCGACCTATAAAGATGCCGGCGTTGACCTGGATCTCTATCAGAAAGCCATGTCCTCGATTACTCCCCTTCTGGCAAAAACTCACGTCGCACAGAAATCCAGGGTGATGGAACTCCCCGGTGGTTTCGCGGGGCTCTTTCGTCTGAATAATCCTCAACCCGGTCCCGCTGGTCGGCAGTACGAAGATCCTGTCCTGGTCTCCGGGACCGATGGGGTAGGGACTAAGATCAAAGTTGCGATCCAGGCGGGAATCTACAATACGATCGGCATCGACCTGGTGGCGATGTGTGTTAATGACTGTCTCTGCCTGGGAGCCGAACCCCTGTTTTTCCTCGATTACATCGCGCTCGGAAAAGACGATCCCGAACGGCTGGTCGAATTGATGGAGGGGGTCACCAAGGGATGCGTGCTTTCCAAAGCGGCTCTGCTGGGGGGAGAAACCGCGATCATGCCTGACCTGTACGGTGATGGGGATTTCGATATGGCCGGATTCTGTGTAGGCGTTGTCGAACGCAACCAGGTGCTGGACGGTCAGGCGATTCAATCGGGCGATGTTGTTCTGGGTCTCGAATCGAGCGGCTTCCATTCCAATGGCTTTAGTCTGATCCGTAAGGTCGTATTCGAAATGGCGGGCCTGGATGTCAACGATCAGATTGAGGAGTTGAATCAACGGACGGTCGCCAGTATCCTGCTCGAGCCAACCCGGATCTACGCGGACGCCATTAACACCATCTTCCAGAGTTTTCCTGATAAGATTGTGATCAGCGGCCTGGCCCACATTACCGGGGGCGGACTGGTGGAAAACGTGGAACGAATTCTGCCTCAGAATCGTCGGATCGATCTCAAGCGTTCTGCCTGGGAAGTGCCGGCTGTCTTTGACTGGCTGCAGTCACTGGGGGATATTGACGAAGCCGAAATGTTCCGCGTCTTCAATATGGGAATCGGTCTGGTTGCCATCGTCCGGGCACAACATGCAGAGGCCGTGCAGGAAAAACTGCAGTCACTCCAGATTCCTTCGCACGTTCTGGGGAAAGTTACCCAGGGCGACAAAGAAGTAACTCTGAGCTGA